A genome region from Sphingobacteriaceae bacterium GW460-11-11-14-LB5 includes the following:
- a CDS encoding SusD/RagB family nutrient-binding outer membrane lipoprotein, whose translation MKSIYKILFLFIIVAVCGGCKKEFEENFKNPNQAETVPPNLLLNGILFDMYEAPFSGSERWNQYTAANYFYYANNNYDWTGATLDYTTLKNVVKMEEEANRLGGAVAKPYLALAKFFKAYFFVKMSLKVGDLPMMEALKGFANLTPKYDTQKDIFKQSLTWLEESNTDLTALIAAGNKELKGDIYLKNDLIAWQKVVNTFKLRTLIQLSAKVDDADLQVKQQFAAVLGNAGKYPVMDSMADNLQFVYNESFNKYPNNKDNFGNDALRYNMAGTYLNTLSGYKDPRAYMVAEPARGIAEANGYAITDYRNFIGASSGEDQGVMLDKVQKGLYSLIGRNRYYSGYTAENTFIISYPELCFIKAEGINRGWATGDAESWYKKGIQASIAFYGIKDGSNVVTFLKKDGKLGEFETYNVNFTFETDYYAQPVIKYAGNTAAGLTQILTQKYLAFFRNSGFEAYYQYRRTGIPEFLVGPGTGNSQRIPKRFQYPTIERTTNGENLKQALLRQYSGIDDINLAPWIVKP comes from the coding sequence ATGAAATCAATATATAAAATCCTGTTCCTCTTCATCATCGTTGCTGTTTGCGGCGGATGTAAGAAAGAATTTGAAGAAAATTTTAAAAATCCAAACCAGGCCGAAACCGTTCCGCCGAACTTATTGTTGAACGGTATTTTGTTCGACATGTATGAAGCCCCTTTTTCGGGCTCGGAAAGATGGAACCAATACACGGCGGCCAATTATTTCTATTATGCCAACAATAACTACGATTGGACAGGTGCTACTTTAGATTACACTACTTTAAAAAATGTGGTTAAAATGGAAGAAGAAGCCAATCGTTTAGGTGGTGCAGTAGCTAAACCTTACCTGGCTTTGGCTAAATTCTTTAAAGCCTATTTCTTTGTGAAAATGAGTTTGAAAGTAGGCGATCTACCGATGATGGAAGCTTTAAAAGGTTTCGCTAACCTGACTCCAAAGTACGATACCCAAAAAGATATTTTTAAACAATCCTTAACCTGGTTAGAAGAATCGAACACCGATTTAACCGCTTTAATTGCAGCGGGCAACAAGGAATTAAAAGGCGATATCTACCTTAAAAATGACCTGATTGCCTGGCAAAAGGTAGTGAATACCTTTAAATTAAGAACCCTGATCCAGTTGAGTGCCAAAGTAGACGATGCCGATTTGCAGGTTAAACAACAGTTTGCTGCGGTATTGGGTAATGCAGGCAAATACCCGGTAATGGATAGCATGGCCGATAACCTGCAGTTTGTGTACAACGAAAGTTTTAACAAATACCCAAACAACAAGGATAACTTTGGTAACGATGCTTTGCGTTATAACATGGCTGGTACTTATTTAAATACACTTTCGGGTTATAAAGACCCAAGAGCCTATATGGTTGCCGAACCAGCAAGAGGAATAGCCGAAGCCAATGGCTATGCCATTACCGATTACCGCAATTTTATCGGCGCAAGCTCTGGCGAAGATCAGGGGGTGATGCTGGATAAAGTACAGAAAGGATTGTATTCGCTTATTGGTCGTAACCGGTATTACAGCGGTTATACTGCCGAAAATACCTTTATCATTTCTTATCCAGAGCTCTGTTTTATTAAAGCCGAAGGCATTAACCGTGGCTGGGCAACTGGCGATGCCGAAAGCTGGTATAAAAAAGGCATCCAGGCATCTATTGCTTTTTACGGAATTAAAGATGGCAGCAATGTGGTAACCTTTTTGAAAAAGGACGGTAAGCTAGGCGAATTTGAAACTTACAATGTAAACTTCACTTTCGAGACGGATTATTATGCACAGCCTGTTATCAAGTATGCAGGCAATACGGCTGCGGGTTTAACACAAATCCTAACCCAAAAATACCTGGCGTTTTTTCGTAATTCGGGTTTCGAAGCTTATTATCAGTACCGCAGAACAGGCATACCCGAATTCCTGGTAGGGCCGGGTACAGGTAACAGCCAAAGGATTCCGAAACGTTTTCAGTACCCTACTATAGAAAGAACGACCAACGGCGAAAACCTAAAACAGGCTCTACTTCGCCAATATAGCGGAATTGACGATATTAACCTGGCGCCTTGGATTGTTAAACCCTAA
- a CDS encoding TonB-dependent receptor, translated as MLLFSTFFCHGLFAQTYTVYGVVTDGTHQALEGITVKLSNTHVFAISDAQGKFSFQLANGAYELQVNAMGFHRVKNKIVVNGKAMQLVLKLQPHSYLLNEVTIKNNAGTERRRSESLNVEVVKADFIQRNLGGSLMNTLQRLPGIKTIGIGSGQSKPLIRGLGFNRVVVIDKGIKHEGQQWGADHGLEIDQFAAEEVELIKGAASFAYGADAIGGAIHIKAPAQPAPNSFGGEVNLIGKSNNGLYGTSVRLFQRKEKLFFDGRFTYQNYGDYRVPTDTLYVYDFAVGLHKNYLRNTAGRETGIHFNTGYINEKFKSIFYLSNTFSKSGFFANAHGLEPRRVDADLHDASDRDLLMPYQKVNHFKIINRTAFSLNRHAVEFELGYQHNFRQEYNHYVNHGFMPAVYPATMTIPIDLEREFDKQVYSFNAKDQITLGKHLLQLGLNGELQDNLINGWSFLVPAFQQKSLGVYAYDKWKVSDKLLLHGAVRYDLAKLDLFRYSDWFSSETNSGSMMQLIRANDLTRNFNSLVWSLGLNYNLDLLEFKANVGKSFRMPIAKELGANGVNYHYFSYEKGDPNLNPEQSYQADFSVAFTTGKWSVKLSPFFNYFPNYIYLNPTSAHDYFYGAGNQVFEYAQSEVMRYGGETQVKYQFSKQWSTELLAEYLYAEQLSGDKKGYTLPFSPPASALFNVTYAPQKFLGSADAYFSLDYRLTARQNNIVPPERKTAGYSLFNLQAGAKLQIGQYPLNINAQLQNVFNTRYLNHTSFYRLIGLPEQGRNFVLTVKMPFNFHHH; from the coding sequence ATGCTATTATTTAGCACATTTTTTTGCCACGGTTTATTTGCTCAAACCTACACCGTATATGGCGTGGTTACCGATGGTACTCATCAGGCACTTGAAGGTATAACCGTCAAATTAAGCAATACTCATGTTTTTGCAATCAGTGATGCTCAGGGCAAGTTTTCTTTTCAGCTTGCCAATGGAGCATACGAGTTACAGGTAAATGCCATGGGTTTCCACCGCGTTAAAAATAAGATTGTGGTCAACGGAAAAGCGATGCAATTGGTTTTAAAATTACAGCCACATTCGTATTTGCTGAACGAAGTGACGATAAAAAACAATGCCGGAACGGAGCGCCGCAGATCGGAATCGTTAAATGTAGAAGTCGTTAAAGCTGATTTTATTCAACGCAATTTGGGTGGAAGTTTAATGAATACACTGCAGCGGTTACCAGGGATCAAAACCATTGGTATTGGTTCGGGGCAATCTAAACCTTTAATACGCGGCCTGGGCTTTAACCGGGTGGTGGTCATTGATAAAGGAATAAAACATGAAGGACAGCAATGGGGAGCAGATCACGGATTAGAAATTGACCAGTTTGCGGCTGAAGAGGTCGAACTTATAAAAGGTGCCGCATCATTTGCTTATGGTGCTGATGCCATAGGTGGCGCTATTCATATCAAAGCACCAGCACAACCTGCGCCTAACAGTTTTGGTGGCGAGGTGAATTTGATTGGTAAAAGTAACAATGGCTTGTACGGCACTTCAGTTCGGTTATTTCAACGAAAGGAAAAGTTATTTTTCGACGGCCGCTTTACCTATCAAAATTATGGCGACTATCGGGTGCCTACTGACACTTTATATGTGTATGATTTTGCGGTTGGCCTACACAAAAACTACCTCCGGAATACAGCTGGCAGAGAAACTGGAATCCATTTTAATACAGGATATATTAACGAAAAATTCAAATCCATTTTTTATTTGAGCAATACTTTTAGCAAAAGTGGTTTTTTCGCCAATGCCCATGGGCTTGAGCCTAGACGTGTTGATGCCGATTTGCATGATGCGAGCGATCGTGATCTATTGATGCCTTACCAAAAAGTAAATCATTTTAAGATCATTAACAGAACAGCTTTTTCTTTAAACAGGCATGCAGTTGAGTTCGAATTGGGTTATCAGCATAATTTCCGTCAGGAGTACAATCACTATGTTAATCACGGCTTTATGCCAGCTGTTTATCCGGCCACAATGACCATTCCGATTGATTTGGAAAGGGAATTTGATAAACAGGTTTATTCGTTCAATGCAAAAGATCAGATCACGCTGGGCAAGCATCTCTTACAGCTTGGCCTGAATGGCGAATTGCAGGATAATCTGATTAATGGCTGGAGTTTTTTAGTGCCCGCATTTCAGCAAAAAAGTTTGGGTGTATATGCTTATGATAAGTGGAAAGTGAGCGATAAATTACTGCTTCATGGCGCAGTAAGGTATGATTTAGCGAAGCTTGATCTGTTCAGGTACAGCGATTGGTTTAGCTCCGAAACCAATAGTGGCAGTATGATGCAACTAATAAGAGCAAATGATTTAACGAGGAATTTCAACAGCCTGGTATGGTCGCTGGGCCTCAATTACAACTTAGACCTGCTGGAGTTTAAAGCAAATGTTGGAAAGAGTTTTCGCATGCCTATCGCAAAGGAATTAGGCGCCAATGGTGTGAATTACCATTATTTCAGTTATGAAAAAGGCGATCCAAATTTAAATCCGGAGCAATCTTATCAGGCTGATTTTTCAGTGGCATTTACTACAGGGAAATGGTCGGTCAAGTTGAGCCCATTCTTCAATTATTTCCCCAATTACATTTATTTAAATCCCACATCGGCACATGATTATTTCTACGGTGCGGGTAATCAGGTTTTCGAATATGCGCAAAGTGAAGTCATGCGCTATGGTGGCGAAACGCAGGTTAAATATCAGTTCAGCAAACAGTGGAGCACGGAGTTATTGGCCGAGTACTTATATGCTGAGCAATTATCCGGGGATAAAAAAGGATACACCCTGCCTTTTTCCCCGCCGGCCTCTGCATTGTTCAATGTAACCTATGCGCCACAAAAGTTTCTTGGGAGCGCTGATGCTTATTTCTCGCTGGATTATCGCCTTACGGCCAGGCAAAATAACATTGTTCCACCAGAGCGGAAAACAGCAGGTTACAGCTTGTTCAATCTGCAGGCTGGCGCAAAGCTTCAAATCGGGCAATATCCGCTGAATATTAATGCGCAATTGCAAAATGTATTCAACACCAGATACCTCAATCACACCAGTTTTTACCGCTTAATCGGTTTACCGGAACAAGGTAGAAATTTCGTCCTGACCGTGAAAATGCCTTTCAATTTCCATCATCATTAA
- a CDS encoding glyoxalase/bleomycin resistance/extradiol dioxygenase family protein → MATQIFVNLSVSDLNKSVEFFTKLGYTFNPQFTNEKATCMIISDTIYVMLLTKPFFQTFTTKEIVDAHQAIETSIALSADSKDAVNEMVDKAVAAGATIPNPATDYGFMYQHSFDDLDGHHWEYVWMDPNGAPEHQG, encoded by the coding sequence ATGGCAACTCAAATTTTTGTGAACCTATCCGTTAGCGACCTTAACAAATCGGTAGAATTTTTCACCAAACTTGGTTATACTTTTAACCCGCAGTTTACCAACGAGAAAGCAACCTGCATGATCATCAGCGATACCATTTACGTGATGTTGCTAACCAAACCCTTTTTCCAGACTTTTACTACAAAAGAAATTGTAGATGCGCACCAGGCCATAGAAACTTCCATTGCTTTATCGGCCGATAGCAAGGATGCCGTTAACGAAATGGTAGATAAAGCTGTAGCTGCCGGCGCCACAATACCCAATCCGGCTACCGATTACGGTTTTATGTACCAACATAGTTTTGATGATCTTGACGGCCACCATTGGGAATATGTATGGATGGATCCAAACGGGGCACCTGAACATCAGGGATAG